The Trichoderma breve strain T069 chromosome 2, whole genome shotgun sequence DNA segment tggcggcggtgcccGACTGTCACCGACTATTTCGTCGAAAGGAGCGAAAGCTGGGAGGTAGTGCAAAGCTTCGCTATGCTGACGTCGGCCCAAGAATGGATGAAAAACGAACCCTCAGCGACCCCGGCCACCGTTTACGGCCACTGGGCTCTGATTCTAGGGCGGAAGCGGTCGCGTGCCGGCAGCCAACAGGCTAGGTCGAGGTCATTagcaaacaacaacagcccAGCAAAGTGGCGGAGAGGTTTCTCACAGAGGATATAGCAATGACAGCGGGCAACGCTATAACGTCAGGAGTGGCCAGTCGAAAGCGTAAAGGGGTGTGTCCAGGCCGTGTCTGCTATGCGACCTCGAGGATTAGTGAGCAGATGAAATCGAGTCCAGGCTGTCGagttggagagaagatgagggagGGTCGAAGGACAGCCAGAGGGTCATTGCGCAAAAGAGACAGACACGCACACACatgcacacacacaccatATTAGACAATCAGGCCGGCTACGGTatggatgctgcagctttTTGACGTTGACGTGGGGTAGCTCCAAGCGGTGGGTTTTTTCCAAGGTTGGCGTGGCGAGCTGGCCGTTAGCCTCCACTGGCTTCCAGCGAGCGACAGCCTGCAGAAGCCCTGCAGCACCAAGCAAACAACAGCCGAAATGATGGAAGATCAGCGGCAACCCCGAAAGGAAAATCCCCCCCAAAAAGGACCGCCACGATTTCGAGGGGGTGTGTGCCCAAGTAATGGAACGATGAGACCGGATTGATGAGAGGATGACAGCTTGTCGAGCCTTGTCGAGGCAACGTGTGTACTCGCATGCGCCTGTACTCGCACAAATACAACAGCAGTGGGAAGTACAGGTACTCCGTGCAGCCAACGCAGATGTACTAGCCCAGACAGTGCCCAAGAGCCTCAGGACAGGGCTAGCAAACAACAAGGTTTACGTTGAAATTTCAGATTGATGCGACATCAGATCCATGCAGCGAACAGACGAAATTTTTTGATCCACGTTGCATGCCTTCGACATTTCTGTAGTTGGTATATACACTTTAAGCAGCTCGAACGGCCTGCATCGGGCACTGCGAGTAATGAGAATGCCTTCCTTCTTTTCGGTGAGGGTGCCCTGCTATGCTGGCATTTTATCGTGCCGAAGTTCTAACCAAAGGGAGGCTGGAGCCGAGCTACCGGCTTAATGCCGAAATCTGCATGACGCCAGCGGCGCCAATGCTTTCCATTTCCACAACGAAGGTCCCCTGAGAACGTGGCAATGCTTGCGGCGTtgatttaaaaaaaaaaaaaaaaaaggcaaatgaCGATTTCGTGCCTATTATGTGAGATGTGTCGAGTTACACGAGTCGATGACATGGCATTTATCTTGATAGAGATCTACCAACCTGTGTGCATCTCGCTTGAAACACATGGTGGATTAGATTGTTAACCGAAGCCTCGCAGAATCCCTAGAGATCCGTCTAATGGCACCCTACCTAGCAAGCCAAGAATACATGTCCAGATCAACACAGCAGGTAGATGTACCTACATGCGCAACCACCGTTCAATGAAACGCCACCACGATCCTTCAAGGCTGACATGCACAAGACATCGAGTCTCTTCTAATCAACTAGACAGTGTTTGCTGGCCATTCAATTGTATTTTGGATCCCTGTGTTGCACCACCACGCACTCACTAATTACGGCGCCGTTGCCACGCACCGCTGCATCCGAGTCTGCAGAGTCGAGTGCTTGACTGAGTCAAGGTGTACAGGTACTACAGGTTTAGTACGGCTTCTTACCGCACGCGGCGCTAAATGATCCATGCGCTCGGGATGGAACTGAGCATAACGCATGGACCAGGGGCCctagcaagaagaagagatacAGAAGAATGTTGGAAGCCTAGCTGCTAGAAGGCCCTTCTGAGCCCCCATGACCCTTGTGCTGTTCGGGTGTCTCTTTTGCAGCTAGCCATCGCGCGGATCTCACAGCAAGGATTCATATACGAAGGAGCTATCTGTTTTTTTTAGAAGGAAACAATAataaacaagaaaaaggaaatcagAGCTCGACGAAAGAAGAACAGGGGAATAGAAACGGCATCGTAGATACATATTCCCCGTGCCTTGCCGTAATATTACGCGTGCCTTGCATATTCCTCCAGAAGCCAAGCCGCATGCGCACCCTTTCCGCGCTCCCTCCTAACCGTACTGCTACCACATGCACCTAGGACAAGCGTTCCGTAGCGATGCTGACCTGGGCTTAATCGTGCATGTACGGCTCGGTATATAAATAGAGCAACTCGAGCCATTCCTACCTGGGCAGTTCCAAGCATTAGCACTCACTCACCGGAATCGAATTTCAAGGCCATATCTTTTTCTTACTTGGTGCCAGGTAGCACTGCACTTGGCTGTTCGGCATGCACGACTGTACGCCTTTTGACGGCGAAATTGGAGAATAATCTCCGTCTGACATACAAAGATCCAATGGCGGAGTCCCCATGTGGGATAAGcacaggtacgagtacaggtatgTCTCAAGTTGAGCTGTTTACTTCAGACACCACCAAATTCGTCCATGCCGCATTACAACACACTTACCTGCCTTACCTTTACCTTGGGTTTCATCATTGACATCACCCACAGCACCGCTTTCCTCTCACCCTCATTTCTGTTTCATCTTACCGTAGCCGTACAGAATCTAATCTCATCATGGGACTTGATATCATTCTGCCATGTACATCGTGTCAGCGCACTTGCGCACACGTCGAAAAGGGGGCCAAGAAAAGCGCCCCCAAGCTGACTAGAGGCCTCCTCATCGTACCTGCCCTTTCATATTCTGCCGACAATCCCACATCCAGTTGTTTTTGACCGCCCCGGCTTGTTTTGTTTGCCAGTTTGAGCTTATCAATCGgttattttccttttctcctctttggctTCCTTGTTTGTCAAAGTCCGATTTGCACTCGTCATCATCCGCAAATTTTTCACATCCGTTCCTGGCCTTGACTCAAATGGGCCGACCTCTCTAAGTTCTTACCGGATGGACCCATTGATGGATCGATCAGATCATtggcggaggaagagatcAAATGGGTGTTTCGGCACTGCATTTCTCGAAAAGGGGGCACGGCATGTaatcagtcagtcagtcagtcattGTGATTCATATCCTCTTCATTCAGTTGGTAGATCCCAGTAGCTCTACGGGATCATCATTTACTAAAATGGCACAGGTTGTACAAAGAGTATGAGTACACGTACAACCGAAAATGAGAAGGAAATCCTTCGTGAGCCGCCCAGTGGCAGCCCAGGTGCAAATGCATCGCCAATCAAATTGGGTCATTGTCAACATACCATGCCCACGTCTTCGGAGATTTCCGAACTACCAAGCATGCATCCAACCGCTTTTCATCTTGTCCTCCGTAGATCCTTGAACCGTCTCTCGGCTTCACATGTAACCATCGCATCATTTCTATTTTGCAGCTTCCCAGTCGGGGCCTTTAACCCAGCCTGCGACCAAAACAGAGGCCCTAAAAATAATAACCGGGCTCCCTTGAACACATAATCATTCACCCAACGCCGCGGATGTGGTTCCGTAACTCAAACAGACTCCCCCTGCCGCCTTATGGGCTGGTACTTTTCAAGAACATGTTGAAAACTGCCGAGTCGGTGCACTCCTCTGAAGGGTAtccaagctcctccaggaACTGCTCCAGTTCAGCATTCTCTTCCGGTGGGCACTGGATCCCTGCCAGCACCTTGGCCACGTCTCCGCCATACGTACGATACTGGAACAGGCTGATGTTGAACTTTGGTCTCAGGGTTGCCAGGAACTTTTCTAGCGCTCCTGGCCGCTCAGGGAAGTTGAACATGAAGACCCTTTCGTTCTCCACGCCGGTGCGTCCGCCGATGAGATAACGCACATGACTTTTGGCGAGCTCGTCGTTGGATAGGTCAGTCACATCCATGCCCTCGGCTCGGATACGCTCCATGAGTGACCGCACCTCCTCGACCCTTTGGGCCGCCGGGACTGTGATAGAGAGACCGATGAGgacattggcaacattgcCGGATGAGTAGCGGTAGGAAAACTCCGTTACAGGGCGAGGCATGATGGTATCGACGAGCTTGGCAAAGGCCCCAGGACGCTCTGGGATGGTAGCGGCCATCAACACCTCCTTGCCCTCACCCAATGTGGCACGTTCGGCAACAAACCTCAACCGGTCAAAATTCATGTTGGCGCCCGAGGTCACAGCAATGAGCGTCCTCTTGGCGTCAACAGAAGGCTGGCGCGCAACGTATTTCTTCAAGCCAGCTATAGACAGGGCGCCCGCCGGTTCCAATCCGGATCTGGTATCGTCGTACATGTCTTTGATGGCAGCGCAGATCTCATCCGTGGAGACCTCGATAACTTCGTCCACAACCTCGCGGCAGATGCGGAACGTCTCCTCTCCAGGGACCTTTACGGCGGCGCCATCTGCAAATAAGCCGACTTCTTGAAGCATGACTCTCTTCCCCAGCTTCAAAGACTGTGCCATGgcatttgcatctgatgCCTCAACGCCAATGATTTTAACATGAGGTGCCATTCTCTTGACAAACAAGCCAATGCCTGCTATgaggccgccgcctccaactCCACAAAAGATGGCTTCAACTTTGGCCATGTTGACCTGTCCAAACATTTCATTGCCAATGGTCCCTTGACCGGCAATGACGTAGGGGTCGTCGAAAGGAGGAATGTTGATGAGTCCGTCGTGCTTCGCACGCCGTGCACACTCTTCCTTTGCAGCGTCGAAATCTGCGCCGTGTAAAACCACATGGCCGCCAAGGCGCGCAACATTCaaatgcttgatgcttggcGTGCCCTCCGGCATGACAATGGTGGCGGGAATCTTGAGTTTTCGGGCAGAGTAGGCAACTCCCTGGGCATGGTTTCCAGCAGAACAGCAGACGACACCTTTCCAGCTTTCGGCTGGGTCAAGATGGGCCATCTTATTGTACGCGCCGCGCAGCTTAAAGCTGAAGACGGGCTGCAGATCTTCGCGCTTGAGCAAAACATTGCACTCTAGTCGGTTGCTCAGGTTAATGGCTGGGGACAGCGGCGTGGTCTTGCAGGCCTCATAGACTCGTGAGGTTGCGCTGGCAATCATGCGCAGGTACTGCTCCGTTAAGCAAAACACGTCAGTCCTCTTGGTCCTACAATCTTCCTTGTCTTCGCAAAAGggagcaaaagaagagaagaaagaaaagaccTTGCCCAGAGTTACTCACGTCAGGGTGACCATCGGGAAGTTGGAATTCTTCTGGCACCAGCGATGCGCCCTCTTCGACCGTCTcgggtggtggtgatggattCGCGCTGTATTccgtcaaggccatggctCTCATGGCCGATGACGTTGATGGCCTGCGAGTCCCATGGGTGCCCGTGGCGCCGTTGGGCATTAACGTGGTGCCATTGAGACCCGGCATCTCGAAGGCAAATTTTCGAATCGGTGATGCAGATTCTTGTCTTATTTCTGtctcttgtttgtttggtgCGGtgtaaagaaagaaaggccAGTCTGACTGACGctggcgaggatgatgacCTCCGATAAATCGGACCCTCCGAGTTTTttttggagaaaaaaggtgGCGTATACTAGCGACCGCCCCGATGCAATGAGAAGCCCGGCAATGCCAATCAGTACGCGGGCATGCTTTTATATGTCGAAACTGGCTCTCTTTGGCAATGTACTGATGCTTTACAGTATATGAAATAAGCCAAGAGTTAAGATGTCACGACGCAAGCCAAAACGGTGGAAGATTCCACCAAAGCATGCATGTAATTGAGCTTGGGTGTGCAGAGCTGAGTCAATCAAGACATGGCGCAAAAGCGCATCGATATCGGAGCCCGCATTTGATTGCGCTCAATGCTTCTTATCACCCATTCTGATTCGATTCAATCCGCGCAACGCAGCAATCAATATTACTACAATTCTTTCAGTACAGTAAAAGACCAAGCATATATTACTAACTCCAATGGTATCTAGGACGAATCATCTGCCGGATGAGAATTCCTTTATGCACCCAATCTATCCTTCCAcgtcgccagcagcaatcaatcaatacAAGTTTCAAATACCAGCTCATCATGCAAGCAATCATGCAGGGGAATCAAAAACACGGTCACTCCTCTTTCTCCACGCCACCTCTCTAAAACCATCCCTTCTCAAGACTTGCCGGATTTTCGAACTACCTGCTCATATGTCGGTAGACTTTCCGACGAGCTTGCTGGGTGCGGATCCCCTCGGCTGGTCGGCCGGTCGCGACTCTGGATATCCCGCCATTGAGACCCTTCCGGTTCTGGATCCATGATCCCTTGCTGCGCGGGGTGATACATGGCTTGACTTCTTGAGTTGTCACCACGCTGCATGTAAGGCACGCCACCATTGCCGGGTTGAGGTTGCATATTTGAGTATTGAGGTAAGGTTGAGCGGGGGCCCGCTCGCGAACCAGAGTTCATCAGGGACAGGACCATGTCGGCATCCCTTGCTTTGCGCTCTGCCTTGCGCATTCGTCTATTCATCCGACGCTCCTCCCGACGGCTAACCATCATTTGTGGTGGGTAAGCGGCATATGGAAAAGCATTGTAGTTGTTGCCACCACAGCCGTTGCTGTAGCCATTATTGTAGCCGTTGTAGTTGTTGCTGCGGCCGTTGCTTTGGTTATCGTAGTATTGGCCGTTGCTGTATCCGTTGTTATATCCATTATTGCGGTTTTGCCGACCGTTATCGTCGTGGTTAGCCATTGTTCGAGCGGCTGCCGCCACGAGGCCAATAAGCAGGGCCATTCTTTGTTTGTGGTGATTGGACGAATTTAGAGAGTAATACTATGCAGGTGATGTAGCCGAGACGTTGATGTCTTGTGTAAGCGACGCCGAGGAGGTGATGCGCGAAGGATGAAACAAGATGATTCACAAAAGTCTCCAGTTACAATGATTGatcaaaagaagacgaggtgTGTAAGGGGTAGGTGTGATGAGTGATGAGACAATGAGAGATAAGAGACGGATCTTTATACAAGTTTAAAGCTGCTATGCTAACGATGCAAATTCCAAATACCGGCGCGAAACTGCATGACGACTTTATATCCTGCGTTCGCaccgcctcttcctctcgaGGCTCAGATAATCAGGGACCAAGGCTGTGCCTCTTCTCCACGCGGCCTCCAAGAGCGTATTTTGTGCGTATCTCGAATCGTTCTGCTCGATCTGGCCTAGCCTCTGGAGACGATCCGGCTCCGCGCCTCCACCATCGGGGCCGCATCCACCCAATCGGCCATTTCCAGATCGGAGCGTCAGGATGCCTTGATGCCGACCAGCGGGTTTTTACTGCCTGGTTTCAGAGGGAGGCCAAAAAGACAAGGTTGTTGCCATGAAGTTGAACCAGACTAAGATCAAACGGTAAAACGAGGTTAAACGAAACAGAAGAGTCAGTTTTGATGcatctttgctttgctgggTACAGTGCCTAGGGTCTCAGCCACAATGAATCTCCTGACGATAGTGACTGCGAGATGTCCCAATAGGCGCGAAGCACAGCGACGCCTCCTACCTGTGTTTCCACTGTGCGTCCTCTGCCGCGATCGTTGGGGTCGCTTGGACGCGGTTTTGGTTTCCTCATAGGTTTCTCCATCGAATCCAacatgtccatcttcttgtaGTCCTCTGGCGTAACTTGTTTGTCCAGCCCTCTCTTCCGAGATCCTGGCAGCCATCTTGAATCCCGCCCCCAGAGGTCGTCATTTGGGGTTCCGTCTTTACGATAGTCGGTGGCATTTACAGCATCATGGTCGATTCCGTCGCTTACCCGGGATACGTGAATGTTGCCGAAAAGTGCTGACCCCCACCACATGCCAAAGCGTCCTCGACTGTCTCGAGATGTCAGCGCTGCCAAAGCGTTATGCTTAATCCAACCCAGATACGCCTGGCAGGCCGATTTGTGGGCTGCTTTGACTCGAGTGAAACCATCCATGTCGACGTAATCGCCATCGTTGAGGTTATCCTCGTCCAAGGGCCGACAGAATGCAGTCAGATGGTGAAAGTATATGCCCTTGAATGTCTGGCCATCCTGAGAGCATGTTCCACCTGCATCACACTTCTCCTCTAAGATACCACCCCGACCAAGACCTCTCCATTTGGGCAGCTTTGCAGATACATCCACCGAGTCTATTGGCCGGTTCGtcttcaagctccagccGGTGGCCTTGATGACGGCCTGGATAAGATTATGGCCGTCTTCTAGGTACGAGGGGCTCCCGGTCACATCCCACAGCCCTCGTTGACCAGTGAGCAGCACGCCCTGGTTGTAAGTGTACACCATTTCATCGCGAATGTTGCACTCCACTCCCCCATGCTTTCGTCGGCCAATGTGAAACCCATCAGCATACAGGCCTTCGCGATTCATCATGTTGCTGTTTACGAGCCATTTGTAGCCCTCAATCGCCGCTTGAAGATGTAGCGGGTCCTTATCGGCGACACTTCCGTTGCTCATGTACTGATACATGGAAATAGAGGCTGAAATGTACAGCTCATTCGTGATGGCGTTCTTGTAAGGCTCCAGACGGGGGTTCCAGACCATGCCGCCGTGGCACAATGCCGTGTCCCAGCCCTGAGCCCCAAGAAGCCAGAAGCTTTTCGCCCGGCTCTGGAAGGACGGAATCCAGAGATGGCCGCGCCACGGCAGCAATGCCAAAGCGGCATGGACGTCAGTAGGGAAACTAGCATTGGGGCTGTGCTCGGCTTCGGGGAAGCGGATGCCGTCATGCGATCGAGCAAAATTCACGGCCTCTATCCAGCCAAGCACCACCCATAATATGTCATCAAAGGCCTGCATAGGAAAGTCTCTCTAAGCCGAGGATATAACTAGGGGCGGGCGAGCAAGGGGGAGGGCATACCTGGTCTCGAATGGCAACTATATCCTGCGCAAAGTGATAGCCAATGACTTGGTCGTACACTGACGAGATGAGGTTTTCCTGCGCTTCTCGAATACTGGGCGTAATGCCTGGGACGATCAAGTTTATCGACTTGGTGAGGGTTGACAGCATGCCGGAAACGACGGTCTCAGTGACGGCGGCGGTCCAGTCTATCGCCGATGGCCATGTATTTCGTCCGATTTGGTAGTATTCATTCTGCAGCACGGCGAGCGCGGAGAAGGCATCTTCAAGGATACCAGTCTTGGCTTCGTCGGAGGCGAGATCTCTTGCGGGGATGTGCAGGAATTCATCTGGTGGCGGACGACAATCGTTCGCCACGGCATATATGGAGCAATATTCTTGTTTGGTGTATTTATATGAGGCGATCACCACGGGGAGGAAAGCAAGGATAAACATGACGGTATGTATACATGTAATGAATAAGGTTCGTTATGGCTGAGGATGAGCAAATGAGCGTaagcagctgaagagcaGCATCTGTCAGTGCAGATGCTATACAGATGAAGAATAAAATTGTTTGTCTTATGATGAATATGAGGCGAGGTGGTTAAGTTGATACAATTGAGAACATCGGGTTGAAGGTTTGGGTATGTCAAATGACTGCCTTACAAGTTAGAGTGTGTGTCAGTTTAGCTTCATTGTTCTCAGACTACCTATGTGGTACTATGTAGTTTCCTTAGCTAGCATGAAGACGTGCGTATAAACAGAGGTACTAGACAAGTAGTTTAAAGTGCCGAACCAATAAATCGGATGTCATGGGGCTCGTTTCCATACCAGCGCTGATCTACCCCTCAGCCGTAAATCCTCTACTAGAACCTCGTTCAATTCGAGACATCTTATGAACTATGCCAATGTGAAATAACTTCGCATAATGCCATTCTTGTATGATTCATTATTCGTACTTCCTTGATTTCGTATGTCATTACTTTGTTCTCGTGGCCATGAGTTCTACCACATGCGTTTCTAATGAAGCTACAGGGTATGTATGTTTCTTAGTGATTACCCCAACAGCTTGGGTAACGTAAACTCTATCTCAATAATCTAGATTCGTACAATTACCTTAGCATGAAGTGATATTCCCTATTAAGTTGTCTACGTCGGCTGAGGCTTTTGATGGCCGCCCCAATTTCTCGGAGCTTCGATCCGATGGGCGAGCCGCAAGCCTCTAATAGAGAAGCCGCAAAGCTTACAAGTTGGAGGCTGCATTCATGGACGGATGGCCGATTAAATGAAGTTTCCGTACAAACGAAAAATCACCTGTGTCGAGGTCGATCTATTGGGGCAAACTGACATATGTGTGTTCAATGTTGAGGTGGCTTCTCTCAGAGTGAACCTCAAGACTTCGAAGGATTCGGATGTAATCCGAGGTTTCCGCTAGTACAGGTGTATATATGCATCTCCGTGCTCCTAACAGCAGAGCTAGCTCGATGatgtcttccatcttctcagaTCCCGAGGGCGAATTCACACGCAGGCTGCAATAGGGCAACTCGCATTGCTGCTCTAGTTCTACAAGACAGCCGTCATCATTGAATATAAAATATTCCAATCTCCAACATCTGACTAGGGCAGACATGGTTCGTGCTACGAAGGCTCTAAAACGGCCATTTATTACAGTCCGGCAAGTGTGGGAGGACTACCAAAATGGGCGAGCTATCCGTCGAACGCCAATAATAGTCATGTCGGACGGGAAAGAGAAGTGCCACGCGATGTGCACAGAATGCGAAGAATACAACAATAAGAAGTACAAGGATGAAAGGCCGAATGAATGCGAGGAAGGTTGCCAGGAGGAGTGCCAGGAAGAGTGCCAAGAAAAGAACAGCAGTTTGAACAAAGACCAATGCAAAGATAATGTACGCTCGCAGCCCGTCAGAGACAAAGAGCGTGCTGGCCGAACGGCTGAGCAACTTAAGAAATCATGGAGATATTATAAATATCACGAATTTCCTTGGGTCCTTTGTCAGCCGGTTTGTGAGGAGAGTAATTGGAAGGGAACCTGGATATTACAGGTGAAAGATATGAAAGCCATGAACTGGGGGGTAGATGTAATACCTTGCCAACTcaagaagggggaaaagtTTGTGTGGAGACCAACTCGTCAGTTACCGTTCCCCTTTGGGGAGGAAAGCAGTGTACTGCCATCTGAAGGAGGACAGGATGATATGATGGTCTGGTTGGGAAAAAGCTAGGTGAGTACTGACAATTTGATGTGGCAGATGGTTCTTGTCTTTACCTCTCCACCTTGCATCTTAGGTAACAGTGCTAATTGCAGGGTGTTAAAGATCTTTGTGAAGTGCAGATTCGTGTTCTCAACTATGACACCACTGAGGACGCGCAGAATGGCTCCAGGAGAACGCGCTGGTgattggagatgcagcacgcgtcgaggacgaggcgaTCTGCCTATCAGAAGTTGTTTCACGTCCGCCCTCCAGAGACATCTTCCCTTGTGGTTCTAACCTATTCTGATCTTGACAGCTTTACCACAAAATCGACGTCTAACGCGTTTTTATTGGATATTATCTTGAATGTGATTGGTTGTTTGGTATCACGGGTTTGGTTTCTATACAGGTTTGTTTGGTATCTTGAAGTCGCTATTTGACACAAGACTTTGAGAGTAGGATTGGGTTGCGCTTATGGATGCATCTCTAAATGGGTGAAAAGCTCAATTATTAAGAAGACACGGGTTCGAGGGAATTTAGTCAAAGGGAGCAACCATTCgttggctggctgagatTAATTCTAGGGTGATTTGTATTATGGCCTTGCAAAATACGGGCAAGATGGCCCGCTTGCGttacaaacaaacaatatCAGACGGATGCACTGTACTATCTTCGCACGTCAATGATTACTCTTTACATATCAGCCAGGAAAGAAAAATCCTCAGTGCTCTCGGTTggatcttttcttttttctctctcctgtTACC contains these protein-coding regions:
- a CDS encoding pyridoxal-phosphate dependent enzyme domain-containing protein; this encodes MPGLNGTTLMPNGATGTHGTRRPSTSSAMRAMALTEYSANPSPPPETVEEGASLVPEEFQLPDGHPDYLRMIASATSRVYEACKTTPLSPAINLSNRLECNVLLKREDLQPVFSFKLRGAYNKMAHLDPAESWKGVVCCSAGNHAQGVAYSARKLKIPATIVMPEGTPSIKHLNVARLGGHVVLHGADFDAAKEECARRAKHDGLINIPPFDDPYVIAGQGTIGNEMFGQVNMAKVEAIFCGVGGGGLIAGIGLFVKRMAPHVKIIGVEASDANAMAQSLKLGKRVMLQEVGLFADGAAVKVPGEETFRICREVVDEVIEVSTDEICAAIKDMYDDTRSGLEPAGALSIAGLKKYVARQPSVDAKRTLIAVTSGANMNFDRLRFVAERATLGEGKEVLMAATIPERPGAFAKLVDTIMPRPVTEFSYRYSSGNVANVLIGLSITVPAAQRVEEVRSLMERIRAEGMDVTDLSNDELAKSHVRYLIGGRTGVENERVFMFNFPERPGALEKFLATLRPKFNISLFQYRTYGGDVAKVLAGIQCPPEENAELEQFLEELGYPSEECTDSAVFNMFLKSTSP
- a CDS encoding glycosyl hydrolase family 76 domain-containing protein — encoded protein: MFILAFLPVVIASYKYTKQEYCSIYAVANDCRPPPDEFLHIPARDLASDEAKTGILEDAFSALAVLQNEYYQIGRNTWPSAIDWTAAVTETVVSGMLSTLTKSINLIVPGITPSIREAQENLISSVYDQVIGYHFAQDIVAIRDQAFDDILWVVLGWIEAVNFARSHDGIRFPEAEHSPNASFPTDVHAALALLPWRGHLWIPSFQSRAKSFWLLGAQGWDTALCHGGMVWNPRLEPYKNAITNELYISASISMYQYMSNGSVADKDPLHLQAAIEGYKWLVNSNMMNREGLYADGFHIGRRKHGGVECNIRDEMVYTYNQGVLLTGQRGLWDVTGSPSYLEDGHNLIQAVIKATGWSLKTNRPIDSVDVSAKLPKWRGLGRGGILEEKCDAGGTCSQDGQTFKGIYFHHLTAFCRPLDEDNLNDGDYVDMDGFTRVKAAHKSACQAYLGWIKHNALAALTSRDSRGRFGMWWGSALFGNIHVSRVSDGIDHDAVNATDYRKDGTPNDDLWGRDSRWLPGSRKRGLDKQVTPEDYKKMDIDPNDRGRGRTVETQVGGVAVLRAYWDISQSLSSGDSLWLRP